One window of the Streptococcus parasanguinis ATCC 15912 genome contains the following:
- a CDS encoding GNAT family N-acetyltransferase has translation MSLTSQLITETFPDLDKVERLNIEAFPEEERVPLSEYLRYTDNDDANFFAFYNEEEFVGFAFSIYNQKVFYVSFFAIMPHLRSHGYGQEIIEKLVEFYQRTMILEVERLDEECDNLEQRQSRMDFYKRNGFKTANAFLEYEGLSFEILYRGDHFDEEAYRDIFRKLQEENYFDFRIKYRRFSDH, from the coding sequence ATGAGCTTAACCAGCCAATTAATCACGGAAACGTTCCCAGATCTGGACAAGGTCGAGAGGCTGAATATCGAGGCATTTCCAGAAGAAGAGCGAGTTCCTTTGTCGGAATACCTGCGTTATACGGACAATGACGATGCTAATTTTTTTGCTTTTTATAACGAAGAAGAATTTGTAGGATTTGCTTTTTCTATCTATAATCAGAAAGTTTTTTATGTTAGCTTCTTTGCCATTATGCCCCACCTACGTAGCCACGGTTATGGTCAAGAAATCATTGAAAAATTGGTAGAATTTTACCAAAGAACCATGATTCTTGAAGTGGAACGTTTAGATGAAGAATGTGACAATCTAGAGCAACGCCAGTCTCGGATGGATTTCTATAAGCGAAATGGATTTAAAACTGCCAATGCCTTTTTAGAATACGAAGGACTGAGCTTTGAAATTCTCTATCGGGGTGATCACTTTGATGAAGAGGCTTATCGCGATATTTTCCGTAAACTGCAGGAAGAAAATTATTTCGATTTCCGCATTAAATATAGACGCTTTAGTGACCACTAG
- the coaC gene encoding phosphopantothenoylcysteine decarboxylase, with amino-acid sequence MTHITLAVTGSISAYKAADITSQLTKLGFEVKVLMTPSARKFITPLTLQVLSKNQVGLDVMMEDDPQRIEHIDIGKETDLFLVAPASANTIAKLAMGLADNMVTSTALALPQRTKKLLAPAMNTKMLEHPATQRNLKLLQDYGYQIIQPRDAVLACGDKGSGALATVKTIVEAVKENCL; translated from the coding sequence ATGACACACATTACTTTAGCGGTTACCGGTAGTATTTCCGCCTATAAAGCTGCTGATATTACCAGCCAACTAACCAAATTGGGCTTTGAAGTGAAAGTCCTCATGACCCCTTCAGCCAGAAAATTCATCACCCCTTTAACCTTGCAAGTTCTTTCAAAAAACCAAGTAGGGCTAGATGTTATGATGGAAGACGATCCACAGCGGATCGAGCACATCGACATTGGGAAAGAAACTGACCTCTTTCTTGTCGCGCCAGCCAGTGCCAATACCATTGCTAAATTGGCTATGGGACTGGCAGATAATATGGTCACAAGCACAGCTCTAGCCTTGCCTCAAAGGACTAAAAAATTACTGGCCCCTGCTATGAATACAAAAATGCTAGAACATCCCGCTACCCAACGAAATCTAAAACTTTTACAAGACTATGGCTACCAGATTATTCAACCTCGTGATGCTGTTCTTGCTTGTGGGGACAAAGGTTCTGGAGCCCTAGCAACTGTAAAAACTATTGTTGAAGCTGTTAAGGAGAATTGTTTATGA
- a CDS encoding ECF transporter S component: protein MRKSSSISRIAIFFAVMITIHFVTSFILQFVPSGIQPTLVHIPVVIASIIYGPRTGAILGLLMGLFSLTMNTLVITPASYLFSPFVPHGNLYSLLIAIVPRILIGVTPYFVYRWIRNRTGLVIAGIVGSMTNTIFVLSGIYFFFGNSFGGGIQHFLALIVSTNSLIEVIATALITSAVVPSLEKLK from the coding sequence ATGAGAAAGTCATCTTCTATTTCACGAATTGCCATCTTTTTTGCGGTGATGATTACCATTCACTTTGTGACGTCTTTCATTCTGCAATTTGTTCCATCAGGAATTCAACCAACCTTGGTTCATATTCCTGTCGTGATCGCCTCTATTATATACGGTCCACGGACTGGAGCTATCTTAGGACTCCTCATGGGACTCTTTAGCCTCACCATGAATACCCTGGTTATAACACCAGCCAGCTATCTCTTTAGTCCCTTTGTCCCTCACGGGAACCTCTACTCCCTTCTCATTGCCATAGTTCCTCGGATTCTCATCGGGGTAACCCCTTATTTCGTCTATCGCTGGATCCGCAATCGTACAGGACTTGTGATCGCTGGAATTGTCGGCTCTATGACCAATACTATTTTCGTTCTAAGTGGGATTTATTTCTTCTTTGGAAATAGCTTTGGAGGTGGGATTCAACATTTCCTAGCCTTGATTGTATCTACCAACTCTCTCATCGAAGTCATTGCGACAGCCCTCATTACCAGTGCAGTCGTTCCATCTCTTGAAAAATTAAAATAA
- the mutY gene encoding A/G-specific adenine glycosylase: MLDLKDYGITMWEEEKIASFREKLLVWYDAHKRDLPWRRTQDPYKIWISEIMLQQTRVDTVIPYYERFLDWFPTVADLAQAPEEKLLKAWEGLGYYSRVRNMQKAAQQIMENHGGVFPSSYEEISKLKGIGPYTAGAIASIAFGLPEPAVDGNVMRVLARLFEVDYDIGVPTNRKIFQAMMEILIDPARPGDFNQALMDLGSDIESPVNPRPEESPVKEFSAAYQHGTMDRYPIKAPKKKPVPVYLTAFIIKDSQGRYLLEKNEREGLLSGFWHFPLIEVESLSGNLGQLSLLDGKGEAERNPEILSFEQDYDLAIDWQDRSYPIVQHVFSHRKWQVQIRYGLVKEGEQPATESTVWLTPEEFWDYPFAKPQQKIWMTFTENEN, translated from the coding sequence ATGTTAGATTTAAAAGATTACGGGATTACCATGTGGGAGGAGGAGAAAATCGCTTCCTTCCGAGAAAAGTTATTAGTCTGGTATGATGCCCATAAACGGGATCTTCCCTGGAGAAGGACCCAGGATCCTTATAAAATTTGGATCTCAGAAATTATGCTCCAGCAGACACGTGTCGATACGGTGATTCCTTATTATGAGCGTTTTTTAGACTGGTTTCCGACGGTCGCTGATTTGGCTCAAGCTCCTGAAGAAAAACTCTTAAAAGCTTGGGAAGGCTTGGGGTATTACTCACGTGTCCGCAATATGCAGAAAGCTGCCCAGCAGATAATGGAAAATCACGGAGGAGTGTTTCCATCAAGTTATGAGGAAATATCTAAACTCAAGGGAATTGGGCCTTATACAGCTGGTGCCATTGCTAGTATTGCCTTTGGTTTACCAGAGCCAGCAGTAGATGGCAATGTCATGCGTGTTTTAGCCCGTTTGTTTGAGGTGGACTACGATATTGGTGTACCGACCAATCGCAAGATTTTTCAAGCCATGATGGAAATCTTGATCGATCCGGCCCGGCCTGGTGATTTCAATCAGGCTTTGATGGATTTGGGATCAGATATTGAATCCCCAGTCAACCCACGGCCAGAAGAGAGTCCTGTTAAGGAGTTCAGCGCGGCCTACCAACATGGGACCATGGATCGTTATCCCATTAAGGCTCCTAAGAAGAAACCGGTACCTGTCTATCTAACAGCTTTTATTATCAAGGATAGTCAAGGTCGCTACTTGCTGGAGAAAAATGAGCGAGAAGGGCTTTTATCAGGTTTCTGGCATTTCCCCTTGATCGAAGTGGAAAGCCTATCTGGGAACCTAGGCCAATTATCTCTATTGGATGGGAAGGGGGAAGCAGAGCGTAACCCAGAAATTCTTTCCTTTGAACAGGACTATGATTTGGCCATTGATTGGCAGGACAGATCTTATCCTATCGTCCAGCATGTCTTTTCACATCGCAAGTGGCAGGTTCAGATTCGATACGGTCTAGTAAAAGAAGGGGAGCAACCAGCAACCGAATCGACTGTTTGGTTAACACCAGAAGAATTTTGGGACTATCCGTTTGCTAAACCTCAGCAGAAGATTTGGATGACTTTTACGGAAAATGAAAATTGA
- a CDS encoding formate--tetrahydrofolate ligase, with amino-acid sequence MKTDIEIAQSIELQPIVDVVKKIGLVDDDLELYGKYKAKLSFDKIREVEKNPVGKLILVTAINPTPAGEGKSTITIGLADALNKIGKKTMIAIREPSLGPVMGIKGGAAGGGYAQVLPMEDINLHFTGDMHAITTANNALSALIDNHLHQGNELGIDQRRIIWKRVVDLNDRALRHVSVGLGGPLNGIPREDGFDITVASEIMAILCLATDIEDLKRRLANIVIGYRYDRSPVYVRDLEVEGALALILKDAIKPNLVQTIYGTPAFVHGGPFANIAHGCNSVLATTTALHLADYTITEAGFGADLGAEKFLDIKTPNLPTSPDAVVIVATLRALKMNGGVTKDALTEENVEAVRAGFANLKRHVENIRKFGIPAVVAINEFITDTEAEIAALKVLCAEIDVPVELASVWANGADGGVELAETLVKTIETSPANYTRLYDNNLSVEEKIEKIVTEIYRGTKVNFEKKAKTQIAQIVKNGWDKLPICMAKTQYSFSDNPNALGAPENFEITIREVVPKLGAGFIVALTGDVMTMPGLPKRPAALNMDVAADGTAIGLF; translated from the coding sequence ATGAAAACAGATATCGAAATTGCTCAAAGCATTGAACTCCAACCGATTGTGGACGTTGTTAAGAAGATTGGTTTGGTAGACGATGATCTTGAATTGTATGGAAAATACAAGGCGAAATTGAGCTTTGATAAGATTCGTGAAGTTGAGAAAAATCCAGTAGGAAAACTTATCTTAGTCACTGCGATCAACCCAACTCCAGCTGGAGAAGGGAAATCAACCATCACCATTGGTCTAGCAGATGCTTTGAATAAAATCGGTAAAAAAACCATGATTGCCATTCGCGAACCTTCTTTAGGTCCAGTTATGGGGATTAAAGGTGGTGCTGCTGGTGGTGGTTATGCCCAAGTTCTACCGATGGAAGACATCAACCTTCATTTCACAGGGGATATGCATGCGATCACAACGGCTAATAACGCTCTCTCAGCATTGATTGATAATCATTTGCACCAAGGAAATGAGCTAGGAATTGACCAACGTCGGATTATCTGGAAACGGGTAGTGGACTTGAATGACCGCGCTCTTCGTCATGTTTCTGTTGGCCTTGGCGGTCCTTTAAATGGGATTCCGCGTGAAGACGGTTTTGATATTACTGTTGCTTCTGAGATCATGGCCATCCTTTGCTTGGCGACAGATATTGAAGATTTGAAACGTCGTTTGGCCAACATTGTAATTGGTTACCGCTATGATCGTAGTCCAGTTTATGTCCGTGATTTAGAAGTAGAAGGGGCTCTTGCCTTAATCCTCAAAGATGCGATCAAGCCAAACTTGGTTCAAACCATCTATGGTACACCTGCCTTTGTTCACGGTGGTCCATTTGCAAATATTGCTCATGGATGTAACTCTGTATTAGCAACGACGACAGCTCTTCATTTAGCAGATTATACGATTACAGAAGCTGGTTTTGGGGCTGACCTCGGTGCTGAAAAATTCCTCGATATTAAAACTCCAAACTTGCCTACATCACCAGATGCAGTCGTAATCGTAGCGACTCTCCGTGCTCTTAAGATGAACGGTGGAGTGACCAAGGATGCTTTGACTGAAGAAAATGTAGAGGCTGTTCGTGCTGGTTTTGCCAACTTGAAACGTCACGTTGAAAATATCCGTAAGTTTGGCATTCCTGCAGTGGTTGCCATCAATGAATTTATCACCGATACAGAAGCAGAAATTGCTGCTTTGAAAGTATTGTGTGCTGAAATTGATGTACCAGTTGAGCTTGCGAGCGTATGGGCGAATGGTGCTGACGGTGGAGTTGAACTTGCTGAAACGCTGGTCAAGACTATTGAAACAAGTCCAGCTAACTACACACGCTTGTATGATAACAACCTTTCTGTTGAAGAAAAAATTGAAAAGATTGTTACAGAGATTTACCGCGGTACTAAGGTGAATTTTGAGAAGAAAGCCAAGACACAAATTGCCCAAATCGTGAAAAATGGATGGGATAAGTTGCCAATCTGTATGGCCAAAACACAATATAGCTTCTCCGATAATCCAAACGCCTTGGGAGCTCCTGAAAACTTTGAAATCACTATTCGTGAAGTGGTTCCAAAATTGGGAGCAGGCTTTATTGTCGCTTTGACTGGGGATGTCATGACCATGCCTGGTTTACCAAAACGTCCAGCTGCTTTGAATATGGATGTGGCTGCTGATGGAACAGCCATCGGTTTGTTCTAA
- a CDS encoding phospho-sugar mutase: protein MTYQENYQKWLDFAELPAYLRDELVAMDEKTKEDAFYTNLEFGTAGMRGLIGAGTNRINIYVVRQATEGLAQLIDSKGEEAKKRGVAIAYDSRHFSPEFAFESAQVLAAHGIKSYVFESLRPTPELSFAVRHLHTFAGIMVTASHNPAPFNGYKVYGEDGGQMPPADADALTDYIRAIENPFTVQLADLEESKANGLIEVIGENVDAEYLKEVKGVNINQDLINEYGRDMKIVYTPLHGTGEMLARRALAQAGFEAVQVVEAQAVPDADFSTVKSPNPESQAAFALAEELGRKVDADVLVATDPDADRLGVEIRQPDGSYLNLSGNQIGAIIAKYILEAHKTAGTLPANAALCKSIVSTELVTKIAESYGATMFNVLTGFKFIGEKIHEFETQHNHTYMLGFEESFGYLIKPFVRDKDAIQAVLIVAEIAAYYRSRGMTLADGIEEIYKQYGYFAEKTISVTLSGVDGAAEIKKIMDKFRGNAPKQFNKTDIAKTEDFLEQTATTADGVEKLTTPPSNVLKYILADDSWFAVRPSGTEPKIKFYIATVGESEADAKEKIANIEAEINAFVG from the coding sequence ATGACCTATCAAGAAAACTACCAAAAATGGCTCGACTTTGCTGAATTACCAGCTTACCTTCGTGATGAGTTGGTCGCAATGGATGAAAAAACAAAAGAAGATGCCTTCTATACCAACCTAGAATTCGGTACAGCTGGTATGCGTGGATTAATCGGTGCTGGTACCAACCGTATCAACATTTATGTTGTTCGCCAAGCTACTGAAGGGTTGGCCCAATTGATTGACTCAAAAGGGGAAGAAGCTAAAAAACGCGGAGTTGCGATTGCTTACGATAGCCGTCACTTCTCTCCTGAGTTTGCTTTTGAATCTGCTCAAGTTTTGGCTGCTCACGGTATCAAATCTTATGTATTTGAAAGCCTACGTCCAACACCTGAATTGTCATTTGCTGTTCGTCACCTCCACACATTTGCTGGGATCATGGTAACAGCTAGCCACAACCCAGCTCCATTTAACGGATACAAAGTATACGGTGAAGACGGTGGACAAATGCCTCCAGCAGATGCTGATGCATTGACAGATTACATCCGTGCTATCGAAAATCCTTTCACTGTACAATTAGCTGATCTTGAAGAAAGCAAAGCTAACGGCTTGATTGAAGTTATTGGTGAAAACGTCGACGCTGAATACTTGAAAGAAGTGAAAGGCGTTAACATCAACCAAGACTTGATCAATGAATACGGTCGTGACATGAAGATTGTCTACACTCCACTTCATGGTACTGGTGAAATGTTGGCTCGTCGTGCTCTTGCCCAAGCTGGATTTGAAGCTGTTCAAGTTGTTGAAGCTCAAGCTGTTCCAGATGCTGACTTCTCAACTGTTAAATCTCCAAACCCTGAAAGCCAAGCTGCCTTCGCTCTTGCTGAAGAACTTGGTCGCAAAGTAGACGCTGATGTATTAGTCGCAACTGACCCAGATGCTGACCGCCTTGGTGTTGAAATCCGCCAACCAGATGGTTCTTACCTCAACCTCTCCGGTAACCAAATCGGAGCGATTATCGCTAAATATATTCTTGAAGCTCACAAAACAGCTGGTACTCTTCCTGCCAATGCTGCTCTTTGTAAATCAATCGTATCAACTGAGTTGGTGACTAAGATTGCAGAAAGCTACGGCGCAACGATGTTTAACGTCTTGACTGGTTTCAAATTTATTGGTGAAAAAATTCATGAATTTGAAACACAACACAACCACACTTACATGCTTGGTTTCGAAGAAAGCTTCGGTTACCTCATCAAACCATTCGTACGTGACAAAGATGCTATCCAAGCCGTTCTTATCGTTGCTGAAATCGCAGCTTACTACCGCTCACGTGGTATGACTTTGGCAGATGGTATCGAAGAGATCTACAAACAATACGGCTACTTCGCAGAAAAAACAATCTCTGTTACCCTTTCAGGTGTTGACGGAGCTGCTGAAATCAAGAAAATCATGGATAAATTCCGTGGCAATGCTCCTAAACAATTCAACAAGACAGACATTGCTAAGACAGAAGACTTCTTGGAACAAACAGCTACTACTGCTGACGGCGTTGAAAAATTGACAACTCCTCCAAGTAACGTGCTTAAATACATCTTAGCTGATGATTCCTGGTTTGCCGTTCGTCCTTCAGGTACAGAACCAAAAATCAAATTCTACATCGCTACAGTTGGTGAATCTGAAGCAGATGCTAAAGAAAAAATTGCCAATATCGAAGCAGAAATCAATGCTTTTGTAGGTTAA
- a CDS encoding phosphopantothenate--cysteine ligase, whose amino-acid sequence MHILITSGGTSEAIDRVRAITNHSTGSLGKILAEMALAKGHQVTLITTPTALKPDPHPHLHLLLVQNVEELLTQMKTEVPQHQVLIHAMAVSDYTPVYMTGLDEVEKAQDLHTFIHRENQEAKISSKEEYQVLFLKKNPKIISLVKEWSPAIQLIGFKLLVDVSSEELIQVARESLVKNHASMIVANDLTKIQNGQHQAYLVTDDQVLEASTKTEIAEAILRYIK is encoded by the coding sequence ATGCATATTTTAATTACATCAGGCGGGACGAGCGAAGCCATTGATAGGGTTCGTGCGATCACCAATCATTCCACCGGGAGCCTAGGGAAAATCCTTGCAGAAATGGCTCTTGCAAAGGGACATCAGGTAACCTTGATCACAACGCCTACCGCGCTTAAACCCGATCCTCACCCACACCTTCACCTTCTATTGGTCCAGAATGTCGAAGAACTTCTCACACAAATGAAAACGGAAGTCCCTCAACATCAGGTTTTGATTCACGCTATGGCAGTCTCAGACTACACACCTGTTTACATGACAGGCCTTGATGAAGTTGAGAAAGCTCAAGATCTCCATACCTTTATCCATCGCGAAAATCAGGAAGCGAAAATTTCTTCCAAAGAAGAATACCAGGTACTCTTTCTAAAGAAAAATCCCAAGATTATCTCGCTCGTCAAAGAATGGAGCCCTGCTATTCAACTGATCGGCTTTAAGCTATTAGTCGACGTTTCTTCTGAAGAGTTGATCCAGGTAGCGCGTGAAAGCCTGGTTAAAAATCATGCCAGCATGATCGTTGCCAATGATCTGACCAAGATTCAGAACGGTCAGCATCAAGCCTATCTAGTGACAGATGATCAGGTCCTAGAAGCTTCTACGAAAACAGAAATCGCAGAGGCTATCCTACGTTATATCAAATAA
- a CDS encoding MATE family efflux transporter gives MKRIQRVDLINGPILPALLSFAFPILLSNIFQQLYNTSDVMIVGRFLGQKSLAAIGATSAIFDLIVGFAVGVGNGMGIIIARNYGAKNEDQLRKSVAATAIIGCILSLFVIFIGAVGLYPLLQFLGTPSAIVSQSYLYIATIVNGVAVTFAYNLCAGLLRAVGDSLAALYFLIIAAILNILLDLYFITQLHLGVQSAGIATIIAQGISALLCLLYIRKKVPFLLPHRKDFVWDKELYQDLLSQGLAMGLMTSIVSIGTVILQSAINQLGTTIISAQVAARRIMSFAVLPITAIASSITTFISQNFGAEQFQRIKKGVTIANLLSWVWSVLVAALLFFTSPSITSFISGSTNPDLIANASLYLQISSCFYPILASLIILRNALQGMGKKLTPLTSSFIELFGKIFFVLWIIPHTGYMGVILCEPLIWIPMTLQLIIIYRKIRYQLLTE, from the coding sequence ATGAAAAGAATTCAACGTGTAGATCTCATAAATGGTCCTATTTTACCCGCTCTTTTGAGTTTTGCCTTTCCTATTCTTTTATCCAATATCTTCCAACAACTCTACAATACCTCAGATGTCATGATTGTAGGGCGTTTTTTAGGTCAAAAATCTTTGGCCGCCATTGGGGCAACCTCTGCTATTTTTGATTTGATTGTTGGATTTGCTGTCGGTGTTGGCAATGGGATGGGGATTATTATCGCGAGAAATTATGGGGCTAAAAACGAAGACCAATTACGAAAATCAGTCGCCGCAACTGCTATTATTGGTTGCATCCTCAGTCTCTTCGTGATCTTCATTGGCGCTGTCGGACTTTATCCACTGCTCCAGTTTTTAGGGACCCCATCAGCAATTGTGTCTCAGTCTTATCTCTATATCGCTACCATTGTTAATGGTGTGGCTGTGACCTTTGCCTATAATCTTTGTGCCGGACTTCTTAGAGCGGTTGGCGATAGTCTAGCGGCACTCTACTTCCTGATTATCGCTGCCATTCTCAATATTCTTCTCGATCTTTATTTTATTACCCAACTTCATCTTGGAGTTCAATCTGCTGGGATTGCAACCATTATTGCTCAGGGTATTTCGGCCCTTCTTTGTCTTCTCTATATTCGTAAGAAGGTCCCTTTTCTGCTCCCACATCGCAAGGATTTTGTTTGGGACAAGGAGCTTTATCAGGATCTGCTAAGTCAGGGCCTTGCCATGGGCCTCATGACTTCCATCGTTTCGATCGGAACGGTTATCCTCCAATCCGCTATTAATCAGCTTGGAACAACCATTATCAGTGCACAGGTCGCAGCCCGTCGCATCATGTCCTTTGCCGTTTTACCGATTACAGCTATCGCCTCAAGTATCACAACTTTTATCTCGCAGAATTTTGGCGCAGAGCAATTCCAGCGGATCAAAAAAGGCGTTACCATTGCCAACCTTCTTTCTTGGGTTTGGTCTGTCTTGGTTGCTGCTCTTCTATTCTTCACAAGTCCGTCTATAACCAGCTTTATTTCCGGCTCGACAAATCCTGATCTCATTGCAAATGCCAGTCTTTATCTCCAGATCAGCTCTTGCTTTTATCCTATTTTGGCGAGTCTCATCATCCTGAGAAATGCCCTACAGGGAATGGGTAAAAAATTAACCCCACTCACATCCAGTTTTATTGAATTGTTTGGAAAAATTTTCTTCGTTCTGTGGATTATTCCTCACACCGGCTACATGGGGGTCATTCTCTGCGAACCCCTTATCTGGATTCCCATGACTCTACAGCTCATCATAATCTATCGAAAAATCAGGTACCAACTCCTTACTGAATAA
- a CDS encoding thiol reductase thioredoxin, with the protein MEQFEQFLEDIKDLEVTTVARAQEAIDQKETATFFIGRKTCPYCRKFAAKLATVVAETKAHIYFINSEEPSQLDALQAFRSTYGIPTVPGFLHVESGEVSVRCDSSMSEEEIKAFAHL; encoded by the coding sequence ATGGAACAATTTGAACAATTTTTAGAAGATATTAAAGATCTTGAAGTGACAACTGTCGCGCGTGCACAAGAAGCGATCGATCAAAAAGAAACAGCGACCTTCTTTATCGGACGCAAGACTTGTCCATACTGCCGGAAGTTCGCTGCTAAGTTAGCAACTGTCGTAGCTGAAACAAAAGCTCATATCTACTTCATCAATAGTGAAGAACCAAGTCAGCTAGACGCATTACAAGCCTTCCGCTCAACCTACGGTATTCCAACTGTTCCTGGATTTTTACATGTTGAATCCGGAGAAGTCAGTGTTCGTTGCGACTCATCTATGTCCGAAGAAGAAATTAAAGCATTCGCTCATTTATAA
- a CDS encoding YdcF family protein has translation MYLYLFWLFPALIFLLFFMSDRRRIFNAYLFSINLGLLLLISAFLLVVRTELWFNQQIAIIVFVVISIFVFLSIIFSSIFLLFNGRQMMLFEGKRLANLLSLLYGLFIIGALALHFLPYFPGNDILIYLTDFALFYMTFLYLSYVSYGTFCNLFPVGKEPDAIIILGSGLIGDKVPPLLAQRLEKGKAIYEQFERRPKLIVSGGQGSDELIAEAEAMAGYLIEHGVPEDAILIENRSRTTFENLTFSKRILEEEGLGKRVLLVTNSFHALRAGVFMRRLKIPGRSIGSRTAFYYLPSAWIRETVGLVSLYWKWHVTFLALLFLPWFFTQIMKLIEFFIQHLN, from the coding sequence ATGTATCTATATCTATTCTGGTTATTTCCAGCTCTTATCTTTTTATTGTTCTTTATGAGTGATCGCAGAAGAATTTTTAATGCTTATCTCTTTTCGATAAACCTGGGGCTTCTTCTACTGATTTCTGCATTTCTACTAGTCGTTCGAACTGAGCTATGGTTTAATCAACAAATTGCAATTATTGTCTTTGTTGTGATTTCCATCTTCGTTTTTCTCAGCATTATTTTCTCATCTATCTTTCTCCTTTTTAACGGCCGTCAAATGATGCTTTTTGAAGGAAAAAGACTGGCCAACCTCCTCTCTCTGCTTTATGGACTGTTTATTATCGGAGCTTTGGCACTACATTTTCTACCCTATTTCCCAGGGAATGACATCCTCATTTATCTGACTGACTTCGCCCTGTTTTACATGACCTTTCTCTACCTCTCTTATGTATCCTATGGGACTTTTTGCAATCTCTTTCCAGTTGGCAAAGAGCCAGACGCCATCATCATCCTTGGCTCAGGTTTGATTGGAGACAAGGTTCCCCCACTCTTGGCCCAGCGTCTTGAGAAGGGAAAGGCCATCTATGAGCAGTTTGAGAGACGACCAAAGCTGATTGTTTCTGGTGGTCAAGGGTCAGATGAGCTCATCGCTGAGGCGGAAGCTATGGCCGGATACTTGATAGAACACGGGGTTCCAGAAGACGCCATTCTCATCGAGAATCGCTCTCGTACTACTTTTGAAAACCTGACCTTTAGCAAGCGTATCCTTGAAGAAGAGGGGCTTGGCAAGCGAGTCCTTTTGGTAACCAATTCTTTTCACGCGCTCCGTGCAGGTGTCTTTATGAGACGATTGAAAATACCTGGTCGAAGTATCGGTTCGAGAACAGCCTTTTACTACCTCCCATCCGCTTGGATTCGAGAAACCGTCGGCTTGGTTTCACTCTATTGGAAATGGCATGTTACCTTCCTAGCTCTTCTGTTTCTGCCTTGGTTCTTTACACAAATCATGAAACTGATTGAGTTCTTCATTCAACATCTAAACTAA